The Microbacterium schleiferi genome contains the following window.
TCCTGCGAAGGAGAGCTCGCTGATGCCGTGCACCGCGAAGGCCATGTCGCGCTGCATGACGAAGACGCCGACGAGGCCGCCGACGAGGCCGAGGACGGCGCCGGCGATGACCGAGTTGGACACGAGGGCGAGGATCGCCCCGTAATCGGCGATGCCACCGAACATGGCATCGGCGATGTCAGACCAGTTCATGCCCGCACCCCGCCGTTTTCGTCGTCATCGTGATGGTGGTGATGCGCGACTTCGGCATCCGGTGCGCCGACGACCACGAGACGGCCGCCGGCCCGCAGCACGGCGACGGGAGCGCCGTAGAGGTCACTGAGAACGCTCGTCTCGAGAACCTCGTCGGGCTTTCCGAGCGTGAACCGGCCGCCCGCGATGTAGAGAATGCGGTCGACGACGTCCAAGACCGGGTTGATGTCGTGTGTGACGAAGAGCACCCCGGTGCCACGATCCCGGCGGTGCCGGTCGATGAGCGCCACGATCGCCTGCTGGTTGGCAAGATCGAGACTTGTCAGCGGCTCATCGCACAGCAGCAGGTCGGGGTCGTCGGCAATCGCCTGTCCGATGCGCAACCGCTGCTGTTCACCACCCGAGAGCTCGCCCACGGGCCGGTCGGCAAATGCTTCGGCACCGACATCCGCCACCAGCGCATCGATGCGTTCACGATCGCGTCGAGTGGGAAGGCTGAAGCCGAACTTGTGGCCGGTGACGCCGAGGGTCACGAGGTCCCGACCGCGCAGCGCGGTCTCGGGCGGGAGTGGGCGCTGCTGGGGCACGTATCCGATGTGACGGTTCCCCCGCCGCTCGACCCGCCGGCCCCCTGTCTCGATCGTTCCGGCGCTCAGGTGCTCGAGACCGAGGATGGCGCGCAGCAGCGTTGTCTTGCCGGAGCCACTGGGCCCGAGGACGGCGATGAACTCGCCGGGCGCGACATCAAGGTCGAGGCCCGACCACAGTTCCCGCTCGCCACGGCGCAGCGCCGCTCCGCGGATGCGGAGCGGCGGCTGGGCGTGCGGGGTCGCGTCTGGGCTCACGCGCCGAGCGCGTCCGAGAGCTCCGCGATGTTCTGCTGCATCCACGAGATGTAAGTCTGGCCCTCCGGGAGGGTCTCCGTGAACTCCAGCACCGGGATTGACTGCGCGGTCGCGGCATCGATGATCTGCGTGGTCTCAGCGCCACCGGTCTGCGCGTTCACGATGACGACCGAGACAGAACCGTCCTCCACGATGTTGAGCGACTCGAGGAGCGTCGCGGGCGGGACATCCTGTCCCTCCTCGACGGCCTCACTGAACGCTTCGGGGGTGAGGTTCTCCAGCCCAGCGGCCACGATCAGGTAGACCGGAACGGGCTCGGTCACGAACACGCCGGTGCCTGCGTGAGCTGCGGCGATCTCGTCGAGGGATGCTTCCAGCCCGGCGATCTGGTCGATGAAGGCTGCGGCGTTGGTCTCGAACAGCTCGGCGTTGGCGGGGTCGAGCGTGGAGAGCTCGTCGGCGATCGCTTCAGCGAGGTGTTCCATCGTGTGCGGGTCGTACCAGACGTGCTCGTTGAACCCCTCGATGTGAGCGTGGTCGTGACCGTCCTCGTCGGCGTGGTCGTGACCCTCTTCCTCGGCGTGGTCGTGACCCTCTTCTTCTGCGTGGCCGTCCGCCGCGGCATCCTCACTCGGGTAGTCGTGGTTGAAGGTCGCAGCGGTGATCACCGGCGCGGTGGTGCCGCTGGCCTCGATCATCGCGTCCATGAACGCGTCGTAGCCGCCACCGTTTTCGATGATGAGGTCGGCCTCCGACACGATCAGCTGGTCCTGAGCCGTGGGCTCGAACTCATGCGGGTCCTGCGCGGACGAGTCGATGATGGAGGTCACCGTGACGGCGTCGCCGCCGATCTCTTCGGCGATCTGACCGTAGACGTTGGTTGACGCGACGACGTCGATGGTGGCTTCGG
Protein-coding sequences here:
- a CDS encoding metal ABC transporter ATP-binding protein produces the protein MSPDATPHAQPPLRIRGAALRRGERELWSGLDLDVAPGEFIAVLGPSGSGKTTLLRAILGLEHLSAGTIETGGRRVERRGNRHIGYVPQQRPLPPETALRGRDLVTLGVTGHKFGFSLPTRRDRERIDALVADVGAEAFADRPVGELSGGEQQRLRIGQAIADDPDLLLCDEPLTSLDLANQQAIVALIDRHRRDRGTGVLFVTHDINPVLDVVDRILYIAGGRFTLGKPDEVLETSVLSDLYGAPVAVLRAGGRLVVVGAPDAEVAHHHHHDDDENGGVRA
- a CDS encoding metal ABC transporter solute-binding protein, Zn/Mn family; protein product: MTTRRLSTLLALGAASALTLTACAGTGGAPETSAPAEATIDVVASTNVYGQIAEEIGGDAVTVTSIIDSSAQDPHEFEPTAQDQLIVSEADLIIENGGGYDAFMDAMIEASGTTAPVITAATFNHDYPSEDAAADGHAEEEGHDHAEEEGHDHADEDGHDHAHIEGFNEHVWYDPHTMEHLAEAIADELSTLDPANAELFETNAAAFIDQIAGLEASLDEIAAAHAGTGVFVTEPVPVYLIVAAGLENLTPEAFSEAVEEGQDVPPATLLESLNIVEDGSVSVVIVNAQTGGAETTQIIDAATAQSIPVLEFTETLPEGQTYISWMQQNIAELSDALGA